GTGGTGCATGCCTCAGACTGGATTTGTACCTACTTACGCCTTCCGAATGAAAAGTAGAGGTCCCTGTCCGTGAGGACATAATTATGCTACACTGTAAATGCTAATTTAAAGCGTTAAAAAaggatttacataatatatttagacaaacACCTACCTCCTGTTCTATGTAAATCTTCCAGTACCTCCCCGTGGTCGGGAATGCTGTGATAAGCTTCTCGTACATAGACCGGACCTCATTTATTGGCCTTGTTTGCGCTTCTCTGATCAGAAGAGACCAGGAGTCTACGTCATAGACGTTCGCTTCCACCGCACGCTGAGCGCGACTTAACCTCTCATTTCCCCAGTCCtagaaaacaaaacaatcaaTTGCAACTTTAGATTcaattgtaataatttagatatacGAATGTATGAAAATTCTGTTGATTTTTTACTTACAATTTCGGCACTTTCGTCGGCTGTCATATTGTTAGCGTCTTCGCTTGGTCTAGTTACAAAACTTTCTAGTACATTTATATCTTACAAGGTTTTAGTTAGAGAGAAATACCAGATATTTTATGTCTTTAGTAAATTACAATATCAAAtgtataaactttaatttaaaaaccgaTGCCGTGCACTTCATccactttgaaaataaaaaaccataGACTAAAAGTAGACTTAAACATAGTAAAGTTGTGGAAGTGTAgactatacaaattaaaatagatGTTAAATGAGAAAGCACAGACAATAGAACTAAAATGACGCAAGTCCTTAGACAAATTGGATAGGGACTTAATTCCTCAACAAAgtttatgatcaacgatctaacgtgcttacaaaaatgttttttatttttataatcgatAATTGGTTTTTGGCTTTTTAGTGTAAAGAGCTTCCTAAAATTACcttataattacataaaaaagtcAACAATTTCTAGTTTACTAAATGATGAAGTCTTtctaaatatttcaaatgtaaTTGGTCCAAATTTGTATATAGTGCAGGCTAGGTCTGGGTACAAAGgctgaattaaaaatgtaaaatattaaactattatttaaatctacaaataccatttcatttcattcaaggACTGACATTTTTGTTGATAAATTATGGTGTGAAACTGCGTAGTTGTTCCTTAAGTCTAACTTATGTACTCTAgcgcaagttttttttttttttattctttacaagttagcccttgactgcaatctcacctgatggtaagtgatgatgcagtctaagatggaagcgggctaacttgttaggaggaggatgaaaatccacacccctttcggtttctacacggcatcataccggaacgctaagtcgcttggcagtacgtctttgccggtagggtggtaactagccacggccagacctagacaaattaagaaaatctcaatctgcccagccggggatcgaacccaggacctccgttttgtaaatccaccgcgcataccactgcgccacggaggtcatctaTGTCAAACAAAGAACCATAGACTAATGTAGCAAAGTATTATTAGTGTGTTGCCAACttaatttttaagataaaaaaaaatgtaaatcctAATGTCAAAACTCAAATgtcaaaaaaatgtatttgactttgacatttgtGGGAACAACAAAACTTTGCAGTTTGCTTTGCCACTTTTGATTAGGAATAATCGATTAAAACATGTTATTTTACTCGTTTTTCAAATCCCTCGTCGGTAAGGACGTTGTGGTGGAGTTAAAAAATGATCTCAGCATTTGTGGGACCCTTCATTCAGTGGACCAATATCTGAATATAAAGTTGTCGGACATAAGCGTCATAGACCCCGACAAATATCCTCACATGTTATCGGTGAAGAACTGTTTTATAAGAGGCTCTGTCGTACGCTACGTGCAGTTACCCGCAGATGAAGTGGACACACAGCTTCTCCAAGATGCGGCAAGAAAAGAAGCTACCGTCTCAACAAGATAGGACATTTTAACCTAAATTGCTAACCCTGAGTCCCGGAGTGTCTTACTGGTTTGAAgtgtatgtaaatattatttaagtgtaagctttacaaaataaaaagatatgtGAATTAAACTTGTATTCTCTAAACAGTTAGCAATTTAAAATAGGAATCTAAAATTGTAGTGAAATAAGTTCAAGTATAGTGATGCCCTTTTAAACTGTTTAAGTGGCCTCTAGCACAGTTGGCAATGCTGTGATTTCAACAGAAAGGTCTGGGATTAGAATCCCAGGACAGGTATATGCAGGGTATTCATTTTTTCTAAACAGAAAATAcagttgttatatttttataagatatCATATTCAAGGGCTCTTACAAGTAAcataacatacaaataaaaagattttacttaatctacactaatatatgCTAAAGTAAGTCCATCTGTTTGTCtgtgttaccttttcacagctaaacagCTGAACTGATcatgatgaattttggtacatgAGACCTTGGAACAAatcatagggtactttttgaccctaaaataaaaatagaaggtggtgaaataggggttgaaagtttacatggaTTTCCACATGGACAAAGTGTTggatgtatataatatattaaaatgctgcttcaaaacattttattaagtatCCTTATCATCTACAATTTCTGGTAAATCTCTATCTGAAGCTTGATCAAAATAATTTTCTGGTATTACATAGTCAGCTGGAGGTTTCATTGGAccatacattttctttcttacaTTACTTTCTTTTGAACTTTCAGTGTGATTTGTACTTGAAGGACTTTTCTCTTTATCAGGAATGCTTATACTGCCAGAAAGGTcactttctgtgttagatattTCCATTTTAGAATTACTATTTGAAGGTTTAACACTGTTAGATGTTTTTCTATCAGAAGTGTCTACAGTAGTAGTAAGTTTTGTATCATTACTAATCTCTAATGTTTCTCTATCAGTAGAATCTTTTATATTGTTTGAAGCTTCATCATCAGAGTCAACTTCTTCAACAAATTCTTGTGTGTCTTGTTTGTTCACTTTTACTTGATTAACTGGAAGTTTTTTCATCATATCACCTTTTAAGCGTATcctaaaacaaaattatgattagttttaaaaaatattttaggtggaatttctttttaatttatagtcaGTAGTACTAGAGGTTATTTTTAAGTGCAACCTGACAAATTACTTGACAACCAATAgctcaaaacaaaacaacacctcttagctggtgggaggcttcggccgtggcttgttaccaccctaccggcaatgacatACCGCCAAACGGCGTTCTTTAAAGTAGAGAGCAATTGGCAGCAGGTATAAATATGCTATACTGTGTAGTcttgtaagtattttaattatgcaataaatattgtaatttaatagCTGATGCCTGCACTATTAGCGTCACTTTAGGTAGATAAATGAAGTGTCGCCGTTACGTCATCGGCTGTcgccgagacgtcgccaacTGCAGTCAACTGCTCTTGACTGCCGTCAACTGCAGTGGGCGACTGAcgttgactgccgccgagacgtgcCGTTGGCAATGTGCTGCtagtgtaaatgaacactaaggcTCTGCTGTCCGTCCATTCCTCTGTCAGTCACCAGGCTGTATCACTTGAGCCGTTGTAATTAGACAGTTGAAATATTTACAGAAGATGTATTTCTGTTGCTACAAATACTAAAaactagaataaaataaatatttaagagcTCCCTTATAACAAATGGGATTTTTGCTCAATATTGATAACAACAACAGATATATACTTGAGATATTTACAGTATATGGAGCtatattattcaatttaaaaatgtaataatatactaaaataaaattaatatttatttgacataCATACCTCTTTCCATAGATAACAGAATTGGTTTTTTTCATAGGAATACTGGGACCTTGTTTGATAAGTTCTGGTAAATCTGTAGGTTTCGCAATCTCGGCAAGTCTGCGCATTTCTGTCAATTCTGCTTgcaattctttaatttttaactacaaagtgatattttttaattaataatctaaagtaaataaatggGGATATTAAACTAACAAATATCCTGCAGTGTCATTCCCATAGTTCctcaaaatatagcctatgtttatCGTTATGtaaagttaaagattttttaaaatatctccagtagtttcagataatattagtatagataattaatatacaatcaTTGAAACAAACATACCTTAGATTTAGAAATCATCTCCTTGTGTTCAGTAGATTGATGGTAATTTGGTATTGCGTCTATTGTCTTCATGTAGTCATCTAAACTGTCCTCATATTGTGTATTCTGTTTCATTTCCTCTCGTATAGTTTTTATAGACACCTCTTCTTTTGTTAACTTTGACTCTAGTTCCTCTATTTTGTGTACCTacaaaatatcataatttattatttatgtctaAAGATTtcacaaaatattgaaatttgtaaagattttcaCTAATATCAAAATGATATTCATGTTCTTGGTTCTTTATTGAGATTATGAATACCCTAAAATACCTATTGCCACATAGGTAGGAAGCATCAGAGGTAAGTATGGGTACTTAAAAATCTTCCAAGAAAGCCCAATTCCATCTTACAACTAATCTATTTATCATCTTATTATTTCATTGTCAATTAACATAACAAGCTAAgaactaacttgtcattgaataaaaaaaagacattctgtcttttttgagtacaaaaaataaaacataggcATGCAAAGGTGGCATTGCATATATGTGTAAGCAAAAAAACTTCAGctgtaaattcaaattcatctattttaattaggcttagttcataagcacttttgaaataagcCAAgtagtcaagttatgtcataatttaatggttgtaattaaagtagaaaactttaaaataaatttactgtaATTGTAGATACCTGTCACAGTTACAAAAAGAAACGAGCTTACCAGTTCATTATAAGTGAGTGGTTTATTTGACTGTGACGTCACTCCTAATTTCTCCATGCGAGTTTGTCTTTTCTTCTCCACATTGCCAGTGCGGTCGAAGAAAGTATCATCATCAGAATCATAGTAATCATCTGCACCCCAGTCGCGTTCTTTGCGGCGACGCGATTCTAATAAGATAAAGATTAATTACACTATCTAATAACTATACTATGAGAGTGTAATagtgtgtgtattttaaaaaatattgcacaCATAAAAGTGGACcaagaataatattatatggGAGGATCATTTATATTGGTTCAACCATTCTAGAGATAAGCCTGACAAACAGACTGaaagactaaaataaaaaaaaaagattgattGTTTTACTATCGTAACTAGTAACTAGAACTACTAACATAAGAAGAACTTAATTTCTAGTTCCAGTACCTGAAgaaaaaacagaattttgcATGGATGGAGTAGTTGGTTTATTAAGGCATTATGCACTCACCATGTTTGGCTTGTCTCAACAGGCCCACCCGG
Above is a window of Bicyclus anynana chromosome 8, ilBicAnyn1.1, whole genome shotgun sequence DNA encoding:
- the LOC112042830 gene encoding U6 snRNA-associated Sm-like protein LSm2, yielding MLFYSFFKSLVGKDVVVELKNDLSICGTLHSVDQYLNIKLSDISVIDPDKYPHMLSVKNCFIRGSVVRYVQLPADEVDTQLLQDAARKEATVSTR